The nucleotide window ttattacagctcactttagattgcacccaaggcttcgttattcctaatcccgcctttaaacccgtaATTATTGATCCCTTATAtattttgggagtggtgttgttcaacaattacctaaatatgcactctctcccgagttatgcacattaaataggcacaactaattgaggatcctgtcaattaactacaacaagtaTGTAGTTGAATAAATAGAGATTAAAaaggcaaactatattaacataatcaagaagttcatacttcaataggttccatcaaaccttagaataaatatttagctactcatacgaGTGttcatcacaacaataatcaaatttatcacaaatcataaaaacaaaaggaagaaatgaagaacttGATGTTGAAtcctcctccttgcctcttgcctctcctTTTCTTGCACTAAGCTATCAAAAACTGCATAACCCCCTTTGGTCGAGCTTAACCTTCTATAGGTTAAGTGAATTTTTTTCCCAGacttccaagtttacccctgAAAATTAATATTTTGGAACTAGACTAGCGCGGCTGCGCTAGTGGGCGCGCTAATGCCCTATCATTCTGCCTCAACCATCTAGTCTAGCGCGATCGCGCTACTCCACGCCTTCATTTTAACTATTCTTTTGTCTCGTCTTCTTGCGTACTCAGCTCCTAGGGGTTTTGTTTCTTGCTTCAATGTAGCTCCAATCACAGCTTTAAGGCCTCATACAAGCTCCTTACTCCTGCAACGCGTGACATTCACAATTAGAgcccatttttcatcatttaactatATTATAACATTGAAACATAATTAAGCTAGGGCATAAACAATCGCCAAATtacataaatctagcctattatcaacaccccacacttaaatcattgctagcCCTTGAGCAATTCACCACACTCTATAGAGGTTCCTTCACTAAGCATTCTTCCTTAACGCGTCACACCAAGAGCAAATTACATGAGTTACGCCTAGTAGTGAACAATCTTAGCCTCAAAAGTCGACTCTCACGTGTCGTGCAATATTCATACTTTCTCGAACTACTCTACACAGAAGTCAAAACttgcctttccttcatgaatcacatgccctcacattcacacaagagagtagttccacatataaTGATGTTTAGAATAATTAGGAACTTTAGATAGACAAAACTAGCCCACTctcaaaaagaacattcacatgccacaaatatgcaccataggcttgcccgtagcaTACCACTCTGCTAATCGAGCCCACTCAGTCTAAGATTAATAGGTCTTCACttggttataatgtaggctaaggTACGGGtaagatatatttggatatagtgactaacctccctaagcacttttttaatacaattacattAACATTCAAAGTCATACTTATGTCAACCAAACATCccaccattttttttcttttacttacaACAACCCTATTCTATTGGATGCAATTATAACAAACCACAACTTATCGATTACtacatttattcatttttttttccagtGGTGCTTATTCTTTTACTTTTCCAAACACCTTTTCTCAATTTCGATGGTTCTACTCAAAAACAAAACCACCGCCCCACACTTTTGCCTTTGCATAATTTCCATACCATTCAAGTGCTTATGAGAGGTAAAAGGGTTCAAACAGTAggctattcaaacaattgggtaaggttcgcaatgtggttgccaaagaaacatgcTTATAGGCTCAATGGGGTTAACTAAGATGTAATACATTTAGGTGAGTTTACTATATgcctggctcaacaaagaaatgcctatatgaCTTTTAGGACTGAatgaaactactatttcgctttcaaacacacagggcaagttttAGGCATCAAATGTGAATCATGGAATACAGTAAAGctctcacacacatggcacatgactcattccAGATTGGCTTATCAAGACACTCTCTTCTGAGTATTCAAGTCAGTAACAAACATACAATTTGTAATGTACTTTAGCAAGAATCAACTATTgagactaagcgttacactctagtatctattgtgttcaggtgtatcAACGCTGGAGGCTTAACTTTCGGTTTTTAGCTCGTAGCCTATTAATCCTAATCtactaaaagaaaacaaaataaacaaaaactacctatacccggttcaagctaaacccttggaaaagaaccgtggcccaaagaaaaaccaggGGGGgggttactacactacctaaaaaaaaaAGTTTGGTCTTTTTTCTAGACTTATTTCCCTCAAAAAAATTGTCTAAAGGctccgtcatcaggaagagtctccatatttcctttttttttcaatcgACTTAGTCCTTCAAGAATCCCGCCGAAAGAGATCCGTCTTTGGAATAAGCCACTTACCTACTTTAAACTAACCTAATGAAACTATTACTCAGACATCGAAAACAATCAATGCAAAACAAAGAAACATCAAACAGTCAAATTGTACAATTACATATATACATTGAAGTATcccctaccccacacttaaaatgtaaacatgtccttatggcatcaaaatttaaaaagtagtgAGGTGAAGGAACTTCCCTGAAGGATTACTCCTGATCCGAGACGGTGTATGGTTTCACATTGCATGCGCGACCCAGAGCTCTTAGCCAGTCTAAGAATTTCTTTTCCGAAGTCACTTGCCACTCAGCTACCGCGTCAACTCGGGCACTTAAATCAGTGACAGAGGTACGCAACCCAGCCATATCTTGCTCCAAAGCGGTCATGTGGGTACTACGGCGTGGCTGTGAAGATGTTGAAGCCCTAGGTGGTGCTGCAGCTGCTGCACTGTGCTCATGGGCCTGTGGTTCGGCCTCCACATCCTCCTGCTCGTCCTCCTATTCTTCCGAGTCATTAGAGCCACTACTATCCTCCCCCTCAACTGCCGCCGGCTCCTTACCCGTTATTACCTTGTCAGCCCAGAACTTGCGGTCTCTTGGTACTAACCCATCAACAGCTAGATTTTCGGGCACCCGAGCTTCCCTGCAAAGCTGAGTAActaaagaagggaaaaagaacCTATACCTTTTCACCAGGCAGTGGATGAACATCTCTTCATGTATCACTTTGGCCACGTCGAAGTTGTAACCATTAATGAAGCACCAAATCAAagctgctcggggtccatttacCTCCGTAGTGTTGGAGGACGGAAGCAGACGGTTGTTTATAAGATACAACTAGCACTTTCCTTCAAAGGTTAGTGCGGAGGAGTGAAACTTCTCACCATATTTCATCCAAACCACCTCCTTCCCTGGGACACATATTGTTTCAAAGAATCGCTCCCACTTTTCGTGTGTTGGGTTACAACCATACTTATAAAAGTCATCATAATCAACCACAGGAGGGGGCAACTGGTATGTCGTCCGTATCGCCTCTATAGAAGCATTCACCGGCTTATGGCGCACCATGACTACACCATTCTCATGTTCCGAaacattggcatagaattctcTAACAACCATGACATTGCCCTCACCTGGCTCATTAATGAAGGTTTGCAACCCCCGCCTCAGCATCTCAGTGTACATGTGAGGGCAGTGCCGCTGGACCGATCCGATGTTAATACCCCTCTACGGAATCGGTTTTTTAGAGGCCTTCGCCGCAAAGCGGTCCTGAGCCTTGGCCAAGACAAATCTGGTGCTATCAAATGTGCATGCAGGGGCTGCTCCTCGTGTCCTAGACGAGTCGGCTTGGCTGCTAGAAGATGCACCTGTGGCGCGGCATTTCCGAGAGTCATAGTACCTGAAAAATGAGAACATATTAGCATAGCCTAAAACAAAATTGTGACGCATCGCGGTTACTCATACTTCACACGCATAAATGGTCACAACTACATAGTTACGTTCATTGAGGCATTTTTACAAATACCTTGTGGGCATTAGGCACTTATAACCTTTTTCAAGCATTTGACAACATCAAAACCCACCACAATGCAGCCACAAGCACAACCAAATCATTCTCTAACTCCACCAACCATTCGATCCATAGTTACTACAACATATACTACAAATTTCGACTAAACAAAGGCAAGagcaacaataataaaaatcagaaataaaaggaacaaaagaaaaaaaaattggtccCTAAAATGCATACCTGTAGTGATAGAAGGTGGGGAACAGAGAAGAAAGGTGGAGGAGATTGTGGTTGGAGACTTGGGgccaattgaaaaaaaaattgaaaatttgtggAAGAGGGGAGTTGAAGGTGAAGGGGatttgatgaagaagatgatttGGGGAGGGTTTTGTGTCTCTTTCTCTTGTGTTTGGAATTGGGGTGTGGGGATTGGGAGTGGGTCGTGGGTTTGGAGGaataaaaaaaaggggggggggggggttattaGAAATCACAAGGATAAAATGtataacaatttcagaaaatataaaacaaaaaaaatcgtCGGACTAGCGCGTCCAGGAGCGCGATCGTGATAGTAGCGCGGCCAGGAGCACGTTCACGAGCACGGGCCAGGCAAAATGTTTTCCCATTAGCGCGGCCAGTAGCGTGGCTAGTAGCGTGCTCACGAGCGcgggctgggcagaatgtttgCCCAAATAGCGCGTCCTGTAGCGCGGGCGCACTCCTGGgcagatattttttttattttccacctGTTGTTACCACTTTCGATGGCTTTATTACCTGCCCATTGGCACCTGCATTGGTTAGAATTTCCTAAAACTCACAATTAACAACTACTACTatcgttgggttgcctcccaatcaGCGCCTTAGTTAATGTCATGGCACGACGCAGACAAGCGCATTTAAGGTTCTCTCGACCTCTGAGGTTCCGTTAGGTGGACCTCTAACACTTCCTTTGATTCCTTCATGCCTATGTATAACTTCAATCTCTGCCCATCGACTTTAAATGTGTGAGAGTCTTTCTCTGAGGCGATCTCTACAGCTCCTGAAGGGAATACTTCAACCACTCGAAATGgcccagaccatcgtgacttaaGCTTACCTGGGAATAGCCGTAATCTTGAATTATAGACCAGTACCATGTCCCTTGGTTTGAAATATCTCTCAACAATGTTTTGGTCGTGCAACCACTTTattctttccttgtacaaccttgtgctctcaaaagcaagatgtCGAAACTCGTCGAGCTCGTGCAATTCAGTGATCCTCGTTGTGCCTGCAGCTTCAATGTCAAGGTTCAGCTGTTTCAGTGCCCACCAAGCTTTAAgttcaagttccactggcaaGTGGCAGGCCTTCTCAAACACCAAgttatatggagacataccagttgGTGTTTTAAAAGCGGTTCTATacgcccagagtgcatcatctagctttttcgcccaatcagttcttgtggcattCACAGTCTTGGTTAGGACATTCTTGATCtctctgttggacacttcaacctgTCCGCTAGTCTGGGGATGATATGgggtagccaccttgtggcgtacatcatactttgcGAGCAACTTCtcgaaagctctattacaaaagtGTGTGCCTCCGTCACTGATGATCGCTCTTGGTGTCCCAAagcgggtgaatatgttcttcttcaaaaatcccaccaccactcttgcatcattagtgggcaacgctgtagcttctacccatttagaaacgtaatccacagcaacaagtatgtacttattacCAAGGGAGCTGAtgaaaggacccatgaagtcaatcccccagacatcaaacacttccacctcttgaatcgggttcatgggcatctcatggagATGGGAAATGTTCCTGGTCCGTTGACATTCATTGCAGTCCTTCACCCATTGGTGCACATCTTTAAACACTATTGGCCAAAAGAATCTGGCCTCTAGCACTTTCGGAGCTGTCCTGacccctccaaaatgtcctccatatgCTGATGCATaacaagcctgcaaaacagaagattgttctatctcgagGACACACCTCtggatcatattgtcaacacatattCTAAACAAAtagggctcatcccaataatacatgcggtaatcacgataaaactttttcttttggacagatgaaaggtcatagggaacagTACCGCAGGTCAGGTAGTTTGcaaaatctgcataccatggcacttcctcaagACTGGCTGCGAGCagctgctcgtctggaaaggtttccaggATCTCTTCGACCTCGACTGATTTTTCAGCTCCTTCAAGTCGCGATAGATGATCAGCGACTTGATTTTAtgtgcccttacggtcacgaatttcaaggtcgaactcttgcaGTAATagcacccaacgaatcaggcaCGGTTTAGACTCCTTattctcaatcaagtacctgaaagctgcatgatcagtgtatacaattaccttagagccaatcAGGTATGATCTGAATTTGTCGAAAGCAAACACCACAACCAACATCTCCTTTTCTCAATCACAGTGTAATTCAGctgggctccactcagcgttctactagcatagtagattggatgcatcAGCTTGTCTTTCCGCTGTCCCAACACTGCCCCCACTGCGTAGTCACTGGCATCATacatgagttcgaatggttgctcTTAGTCAGGGGCAACAATTATAGGTGTTGTGACTAGCCTCTTCTTCAGCTCCTCGAATACTACCCTACAGTCATCACTAAATAAGAAAGGGTGATATTTTTCTAACAATATACAGAGagggttggcaatttttgagaagtctcttATGAATCTCCAGTAGAAACCGGCATGCCCGAGAAAACTCCTGATTGCCTTGACTGAAGTTGGAGGGGACAGCTTTGCTATCACATCCACTTTAGCATGATCCACCTCAATTCCCTTGCTTGACacccggtgccccaagactatgccctcttgtaccatgaaatgacacttctcccaattaagaaccatGTTAGTCTCAATATATCGTCTCAGCACACGAGTTAGATTTATAAGACACTCATCAAATGAtttccccaccactgagaaatcatccatgaatacctccattatgtcctccaccatgtcagtaaatatggccatcatgcacctttggaatgtggctggtgcattgcataggccaaagggcatcctccgaaaGGCATAAATGCAATATGGGCAAGTGAAGGAGGTCTTTTCTCTATCCTCTAGTACAATAgagatctgattgtaccctgagtacccatctaGAAAACAGAAAtgtgacctccctgccaatctgtctaacatttgatcaatgaagggaagtgggaagtggtctttccgggtggctagattTAACTTTCTgtaatccatgcaaattctccagcccATGACGGTTCTCGTAGAGATAAGttcattgttattatttttaactaTCTTCATGCCCCCCTTTTTAGGTACACATTGAACCGGACTAACCCAGCTGCTGTCAGATATTGGAaaaatgattcccgcatctaaccactttatcacttctttcttcaccacttccttcatgttggggttcaaccttctttggtgttccctggaaggtttgtgtccctcttcCGGCAGAATTTTGTGCATACAGTAGGCTGGGTTGATCCCCTTTATatctgccatggtccacccaataACAGTCTTACACTCATTAAGTACCTGCAAGAGTTGTTGTGcttgcacatctaacaaactagatgagataataacaggtaatgtggagtcaggtccaaagaactcatacctgagatgggcgggcagtggcttcaactccagctttggtggttcttcaatggatggcttggctggaggagtttTTCTATTTTCCAAGTGCAAGGGCTCAAATTCAAGAGTTCTATCACAGAACCCTCTATCCTCTAATGCCATCACTCATTCTGTCAGTTCTTCTCCATTtacctcatctaaattcatcagacATGCAACAAGAGGGTTCTCAATAGTCAGCAtctcatcatcagtctctacaattacatccacgacatcaataagagagcaattggcgaattcacttggttgcctcatagatttctgcacattgaatgttatctcttcgtcgttcaatctcatcttgagttccccagtctcacaatcaatgagagctctcTTAGTGGCCAAGAACGgacttcccaaaattatgggaatctcttcaTCTACCTTGCAGtctaagatcacaaaatctgcagggaacataaatttccctacctgaatcAACACATCATCCAGAATACCTGAGGGTTGCTTTACAGTCCTGTCAGCCCAGCTACAACAACATAGAGGTGAgtctagctcttccaataccCAGCCTCTTATAAAtcgccaggggcataagattaatGCTGGCCCCTAGATCACACAGTGCCTTAGCAAAAGTAAAATTACtaatagtgcatggaattgtaaagctccCTAGGTCAGACAACTTTTTCgcaattggtctagtcaccactgcactacaagtctgagtaaaagtaactgtggccaagtcttggaaatcaaattTTCGGGACATTAAGTCCTTCATCAGTTTTGCATACCCAAGCATCTCTTTCAAAGCctcaatcaatggaatatttacttggatttgtttcagcatctccaagAACTTCTTGTATTGCTCCTCCTTTTGGTACTTAGCCAGCCTCTGAGGGAAGGGTGcaggaggtctcttcttcccaatcatTTGGGATTGATCTTTATCAGCTGCCACCTCAACTACTAGTTCTTGGGCTGTCTCGACTTCTTTCTCGGTCTCAATATGAATGCTATTTTCTTCCTGGGCAGTCTAGACTGTCACATCTGTCAGTTTCGTTGACTCATCcagctcaatgggcactggtatGAGTGTCTCCGCTTGTCTAGTTTCTCGAGCCATCTCTTGCTCTACTTCCAAATCTCTGTCATTACGTAGATTCACCGCAATCAGATGCTTCaggccttgatcttttggatttatctgGGTATCTGCAGGTAGTGTCCCATGAGGACGATTGTTCAGAGACATCGAAATTTGGCCCATCTGTATTTCAATATTCTTGATCGCTGAATCATGTGCATCTATTCTCTCACTAATCTTTTCATTAGACCCAATAACCTACTGCATCATTGCTtcaagtctagcaaacccatcttctTGCCTTCTACCATGCTGCTGATGATGAGGAGGGTGATATCCCTGTTGTTGATTCTGATTATTATATCCTTGTGTCCTTGGGTAAGGTGCCATATTGTTAgggggtctcatacctcccatgttccCATTGTTGAACTGTGGTTGGGCTGTCTTGTACTGCTGATTCTGCTGGCCCCAATTCTGATCACCCAgtctctggcctccataattcgacacataattcatgtcttcaaggtagtgatgatgatcatgttctgcattccactggttactaattggctgactaatgcacgatgtgcacaagcccccattggtagtatctacaatgtgtacctgctgcttctgccctgactcttccacctttttggtgagtatgctcatctgtgtcaataaggtggccatattttcagccatagagttggatggatctaagggcactgagtgCACCACTGGAGTGATATGTGCATTCCTTGTTATCCATCCTGAATtctgtgccatcttgtcaagcaaactctggccttctctccatgttttgctcaaaaatgctccgccagttgaagtatcaacaatgttcttcacgctatctgacaatcccatgtaaaaccgcTGCCCCAACATCAGATCAGGAATACCATGGTGCGGACATATAACCAGCATCCCCTTGAATCGTTCCTATGTTTCATGCAGTGTTTCCATTGGTctctgtttaaaactcaaaatttcatcaatttgttgagtgGTTTTGTTGGGTGGGTGGAACTTGTTCACGAATTActtgactaactcctcccaagttgttatggatttatggggagtgaatttagccaggtctgggcagctcctgccactgagaatggaaacaataacagcATGATTGCTTCCGGAGTTACGTTGGGATGCCTTTGGGTTTTGCAGATTGATAGGAAATTCTTCAAAAGCTGTTGAGGATCTTTGACTTATGACCCcaaaaatagtcccttgttttgcaacaagtgcaaCATGTTATTCGTGATTTGGAATGATTCAGCCTGTATCTGCGGGACAAAAATCGAGGTGGCCAGATTTTcagctgtgggttgtgcccagtcatagagagttgcctctggcacaagaggtgccactggCGCTATTGGTACAACTGGGTTCTCTTCGTGATCTCCCATTTCTGTCTCGAAGTGTtcagttatttgttgttgtttgtttttccggttggcctggttcaaggccttgaaaactttctccggatctgataatgcttcaaatacttcaccagttttcgatgagtttctaggcatgcacctgtacaaccaagtcaacaaacgttaaaatttcaatgtaaagattgggtatagagaaaattgactacactaagaatttttgtacttctttcaattgtaattgataacaccgttaaaGTTCCCCAATAACAGCGCCAAAATTTGACCACGCCCAACTATGTCTTATAAAAAGGAcacgcggacgttgcaaatataatctgagtatttagcccatagtcgaacccacaaggaattaacctatcaattactttcgttAAACGTACTAAACTCTACGAaatcaacttcccaaacgttGTCAATAACAATTGATGGTATCTCTACTAACTAAGAATGAATGTAATTAAACAGCTTAAAACTAACTATGATTTGGTTGTAACAATTAAGAGAAGGTTCTAAGgctatgatttcccctattgatggaatctcTTCCGGTTATGCTTCACATAGAATCACCATAtcatctctatcaatcatgagcactccTCTTACcttaaatctctcccgagtaatcacgataatttactagacgcactctcccgagatacgctagctggctttgtttattacagctcactttagattacacccaaggcttcgttatccctaatcccgcctttaaaccctcgattattgatctctcatatactttgggagtggtattgttcaacaattacctaaatatgcactctctcccgagttatgcacattAAATAGGcatagctaattgaggatcctgtcaattaactacaacaagcatgtagttgaacaaatagagattaaaaaggcaaactatattaacataatcaagaagttcatacttcaataggttccatcaaaccttagaataaatatttagctactcatactagtgttcatcataacaataatcaaattcatcacaaatcataaaaacaaaaggaagaaatgaagaacttGATGTTGAATCCTCCTCCCTGCCTCTTGCCTCTCCTTTTCTTGCACTAAGCTATCAAAAACTGCATAATCCCCCTTTGGGCGAGCTTGACCTTCTATAGGTTAAGTGAATTTTTTCCTTAGACTTTCAAGTTTACCCCTGaaaattaatatttcggaactgGGCTAGTGCGGCCGCGCTAGTGGGCGCGCTAATGCTCTATCATTCTGCCTCGACCATTTGGTCTAGTGCGGTCACGCTAGTGCAGACCTTCATTTTAACTATTCTTTTGTCTCGTCTTCTTGCGTACTCAGCTCCTAGGGGTTTTGTTTCTTGCTTCAATGTAGCTCCAATCACAGCTTTAAGGCCTCATACAAGCTCCTTACTCCTGCAACGCGTGACATTCACAATTAGAacccatttttcatcatttaattatatTATAACATTGAAACATAATTAAGCTAGGGCATAAACAATCGCCAAATtacataaatctagcctattatcaacaccccacactgtCTTTTGTAGTAGTAAGAGCTGATACTGAACTGTGGCATAAGAGGCTGGGACATGTTCCATTTCTAGTCATTAAGAAGTTACCTAATTTCACTGGTAGTGATAGTACTACAATAAGCCATTGTGACATTTGTCCATTGGCAAGACAAGATAGGATTCTATTTCCCATAAGTACTACTAGAGTAGTAGATTGTTTTGATTTACTGCATATGGATATATGGGGCCCTTACAAAGCCTTAACTCATAATGGAAAAAGGTTTTTTCTCACAATTGTAGACGATTGCTCCAGATGGACCTGAGTTTTTTTATTGCATCTTAAATCTGATGTAATTGCAGTACTCAAGCACTTCATTATTATGGTCAGGACACAGTTTAGGAAGATGATAAAATGCTTTAGATCTGATAATGGGACAGAGTTCTTTAATTAGAGTTGCAATGAGTTATTCTCAGTGCATTGCATTGTGCATCAAAGCTCTTGTCCATacactccacaacaaaatagAGTGGTGGAACGAAGACATAAACATATATTGGAGACAGCAAGGGCTATAAGGTTTCAAGGTCATTTGCCTATTCGATTCTGGGGGGAATGTGTGGAGGCAGCAGTGTACATCATCAATAGAATACCCTCCATTGTTTTGCACAACAGATCACCATTTGAAGTATTGTTTGGAAGACAAGCTTCTATATCTCACATGAGGGTTCTAGGATGTCTATGCTTTGCTACTAATTTAGTGAAAGGAGACAAGTTTGGTCCTCGTGCAATAAGGTGTATTTCTGGGGTATGCTCCTACACAAAAGGGCTACAAGTTATACAAAATTGAGCAGAGGTCTATATTTGTGAGCAGGGATGTAGTCTTCCATGAAGATGTGTATCCATTCCAATATAATGCTGAAGATTTCAGAGTGCACTCTCAGTCAACTTCCATAATCAATAATGATTGTCTATTGTCACCTATTGATAGCAGGGGTGTTGAGGAGCTTGGCAACACTCACATTTACACAGCAGCTGATGCTCCTGCACATGAAATACATGCAACTTCATCCTCTATTCCCAACAATGCCAGCAATGTAGAAGAAAATGCAACTGTTGTTCCAGAGATACATGCACCAGTTGTTAAAGATGAGGCTTCTGTGCCATCTAATATTAGACAAAGTGGACCACCCATTGCTTGTGATCAGAGAAGGTCTGGCAGGACCACTAAACCCCCTATTTGACTCAAAGACTACATTAGACCTCAAGGAAGGTCAAGTTCTGCAAGTTATTGTCTGTATCCAATCAGTGATGTCATATATTATGATAGCCTTTCAGCCAAATACCAAGCCTATGTTGCTAAGGTTTCTTCAGAGACTGAACCTACATCCTTTTATGAAGTAACCAAAGATATGAGGTGGATTGAAGTTATGAAATCAGAGATTCAAGCTCTAGAAGATAATCACACATGGGAAGTAGTAACACTACCTCATGGCAAGAAGGCAATTGGTTGTAAATGGGTCTACAAGATCAAATACACAGCTTCTGGAGATATAGAAAGATTCAAGGCTCGCTTGGTGGCAAAAAGGTATAGTCAGAAGGAAGGCTTGGATTATCAAGAGACATTCTCACCTGTAGTGAAAATTGTCACAGTTAGGTCTGTGATTGCTATTGCAGTTGCAAAAGGTTGGGTTTTACACCAAATGAATGTATATAATACTTTCTTGCaagga belongs to Nicotiana tabacum cultivar K326 chromosome 6, ASM71507v2, whole genome shotgun sequence and includes:
- the LOC142182134 gene encoding uncharacterized protein LOC142182134, yielding MRVLGCLCFATNLVKGDKFGPRAIRCISGRSIFVSRDVVFHEDVYPFQYNAEDFRVHSQSTSIINNDCLLSPIDSRGVEELGNTHIYTAADAPAHEIHATSSSIPNNASNVEENATVVPEIHAPVVKDEASVPSNIRQSGPPIACDQRSLSAKYQAYVAKVSSETEPTSFYEVTKDMRWIEVMKSEIQALEDNHTWEVVTLPHGKKAIGCKWVYKIKYTASGDIERFKARLVAKRYSQKEGLDYQETFSPVVKIVTVRSVIAIAVAKGWVLHQMNVYNTFLQGDLEEEVYMDLPQGFSYSAGKTQRKYSIELISDAGLTWAKPVGAPVEVNQKLTTAEFDHQFGLTNDTLLADHGAY